A single Acidobacteriota bacterium DNA region contains:
- the hflK gene encoding FtsH protease activity modulator HflK — MSRRAIPAAALTLALMWAAWGVYFVAPDEEAVVRVLGRASATPAGPGVHWNWPRPVGRVDKLKVREAKRLTLGFAAADRVLGGDATPAEARWLTGDRNVVHVRLVVLYAIHDPLAYSLRFANVESLLEASGRSALLQVVAGMGVDELLTTGKVAVQQSVQAASQELFDRFGTGVTVLSASLEGVSPPSLVREAFNDVASAREDRDRLIREAESYRNEVVPVARGEARALVAGAESFRTGEVERATGEADRFHSIANADQGARAEIRTRTYLETMERVLPRMRKTILEPGQSTIDIDFLRRELTPGSNRQP, encoded by the coding sequence CCCGGCCGCGGCGCTGACCCTGGCGCTGATGTGGGCGGCCTGGGGGGTCTACTTCGTCGCGCCCGACGAGGAGGCCGTGGTCCGCGTTCTCGGCCGGGCGAGCGCGACGCCGGCCGGGCCAGGCGTGCACTGGAACTGGCCGCGGCCGGTCGGCCGGGTGGACAAGCTGAAGGTGCGGGAAGCCAAGCGGTTGACGCTCGGATTCGCGGCGGCCGACCGCGTGCTCGGCGGCGACGCGACACCGGCCGAGGCGCGCTGGTTGACCGGCGACCGCAACGTCGTCCACGTGCGGCTCGTGGTCCTCTACGCGATCCACGATCCGCTCGCCTACTCGCTGCGCTTCGCGAACGTCGAGTCGCTGCTCGAGGCGAGTGGCCGCAGCGCCCTGCTCCAGGTCGTCGCCGGCATGGGCGTCGACGAGTTGCTGACCACCGGCAAGGTGGCGGTGCAGCAGAGCGTCCAGGCCGCTTCGCAGGAACTGTTCGATCGGTTCGGGACCGGCGTCACCGTCCTGTCCGCGAGCCTTGAGGGAGTCAGTCCGCCGAGTCTCGTCCGGGAAGCGTTCAACGATGTCGCCAGCGCGCGCGAGGATCGCGACCGTCTGATCCGCGAGGCGGAGAGCTACCGCAACGAGGTCGTCCCGGTGGCGCGCGGCGAGGCCCGCGCGCTCGTCGCCGGGGCCGAGAGCTTCCGCACCGGCGAGGTCGAACGCGCGACCGGTGAAGCCGACCGCTTCCACTCGATCGCGAATGCCGACCAGGGGGCGCGCGCCGAGATCCGCACGCGCACCTATCTCGAGACGATGGAGCGGGTTCTTCCCCGCATGCGGAAGACGATCCTCGAGCCCGGCCAGAGCACGATCGACATCGACTTCCTCCGCCGCGAGCTGACGCCCGGGTCGAACCGCCAGCCGTGA
- a CDS encoding DUF1214 domain-containing protein: MRKLAIALLAFFRRTTLAMRKLRGQSEDDVASQRVVTGRSWDEFCDTLKAAGASLNFPGTPRDSFNQAEGYRYLSRLARAGLMAFVEHADPRAPVLHRVANETVKLGSDNPDNHYLTAALSGACEYRITGRRNTVAYLGFGTQAGHYGQGGGLPPTGYVEAAELEMDGEGRFELVLSCEEQEGNWLPMKPDTGMLIVRQTFLDRRTEVPAELHIERINCAPEEKRPSPLTPSQIDEGLRSASTLVAGASLLFAKWARDFQKHSNKLPRFDQETSNQAGGDPNIAYYHSHWHLAEDEALVIEAMPPECEHWNFQLNNYWLESLDYRYHTIHTNKHLAEYEPDGSVRLIVAHEDPGLPNWLDTAGHTSGTMSFRWIRAEEHPEPATRVVKLAELSALRR, encoded by the coding sequence ATGAGGAAGCTCGCCATCGCCCTGCTTGCGTTCTTTCGCCGGACCACGCTGGCGATGCGCAAACTCCGCGGGCAGTCCGAGGACGACGTCGCCTCGCAGCGAGTCGTCACCGGCCGCTCCTGGGACGAGTTCTGCGACACGCTGAAGGCCGCCGGCGCGTCGCTGAACTTCCCGGGGACACCCCGTGACTCCTTCAACCAGGCCGAGGGCTACCGCTACCTGAGCCGTCTGGCCCGGGCAGGGCTGATGGCCTTCGTCGAGCACGCCGACCCGCGGGCGCCGGTGCTTCACCGGGTCGCCAACGAGACGGTCAAGCTCGGTTCCGACAATCCGGACAACCACTACCTGACGGCCGCGCTGTCGGGCGCCTGCGAGTACCGGATCACCGGACGTCGCAACACGGTCGCCTACCTCGGCTTCGGCACCCAGGCCGGCCACTACGGCCAGGGCGGCGGCCTGCCGCCGACCGGCTACGTCGAGGCGGCGGAGCTCGAGATGGACGGTGAAGGCCGCTTCGAACTCGTTCTCAGTTGCGAAGAGCAGGAAGGCAACTGGTTGCCGATGAAGCCCGACACGGGAATGCTCATCGTGCGCCAGACCTTCCTCGACCGGCGCACCGAGGTCCCGGCCGAACTGCACATCGAACGGATCAACTGCGCCCCGGAGGAGAAGAGACCCTCGCCGCTGACCCCGAGCCAGATCGACGAGGGGCTGCGCTCGGCCAGCACGCTGGTCGCCGGAGCCTCGCTGCTCTTCGCGAAGTGGGCACGCGACTTCCAGAAGCACTCGAACAAACTGCCCCGCTTCGACCAGGAGACCTCGAACCAGGCCGGAGGCGACCCGAACATCGCCTACTACCACTCGCACTGGCACCTTGCCGAGGACGAGGCGCTGGTCATCGAGGCCATGCCGCCGGAGTGCGAGCACTGGAACTTCCAGCTCAACAACTACTGGTTGGAGTCGCTGGACTACCGCTACCACACGATCCACACGAACAAGCACCTGGCGGAGTACGAGCCGGACGGTTCGGTGCGCCTGATTGTGGCCCACGAAGATCCCGGGCTCCCGAACTGGCTCGACACCGCCGGCCACACCTCCGGGACCATGTCCTTCCGGTGGATCCGGGCCGAAGAGCACCCCGAACCCGCGACCCGGGTCGTCAAACTGGCCGAACTGTCGGCGCTTCGCCGCTGA
- a CDS encoding sulfotransferase, which translates to MPKRVAETPTDYERPYRPLPVALLNAAGRAASRVGIDRQLDVDSMVAKARRRTGLSSFGDEWFMEPLSVLVCSINEEADLTLLGRLIQRRRIEGALATRLRVEELLRRRPEIRDIDLGRIVVIAGLQRTGTTTLHRLIASHPEMRAVAAWEGLNPLPLPREEPGDPHARVRKALIAERAIAYLAPAFFAVHPAEHDAPEEDVLLLDVSFMSQSAEATMHVPTYSRWLEGQDHTRTYEEFRTLLQVLHWQHPRLNWVLKTPHHMEYLDVVLEVFPTATIVQTHRDPLKTVPSFCSMVAHGRGLFSDRVDPREIGSHWLAKTRRLVELTARTRAAADPRRFVDVSYYDLVEDPMAEVRKVYARAGIPFGPDAKQTAERTVSRNVQHRYGRHVYDAGSFGLTRETIENSMAAYRQRHGIPTEQTETA; encoded by the coding sequence ATGCCGAAGCGGGTTGCCGAGACACCGACGGACTACGAACGGCCCTACCGGCCGCTCCCGGTCGCGCTCCTGAACGCCGCCGGCCGAGCGGCAAGCCGCGTCGGGATCGACAGGCAGCTCGACGTCGACTCGATGGTCGCGAAGGCCCGGAGGAGAACCGGCCTGTCCAGCTTCGGCGACGAGTGGTTCATGGAACCCCTGTCCGTCCTCGTCTGCTCGATCAACGAGGAGGCCGACCTCACGCTTCTGGGCCGGCTGATCCAGCGGCGGCGGATCGAGGGAGCGCTGGCGACGCGCCTGCGGGTCGAGGAACTCCTCCGCCGGCGTCCGGAGATCCGCGATATCGACCTCGGCCGGATCGTCGTGATCGCCGGCCTGCAGCGCACCGGCACCACCACGCTGCACCGGCTGATCGCTTCGCACCCCGAGATGCGCGCCGTCGCGGCCTGGGAGGGACTGAACCCGCTGCCCCTGCCGCGTGAGGAGCCGGGCGATCCCCACGCTCGAGTTCGAAAGGCCCTCATTGCGGAGCGGGCAATCGCGTACCTGGCGCCCGCCTTCTTCGCCGTCCACCCCGCCGAACACGACGCTCCCGAGGAGGACGTGCTGCTGCTCGACGTTTCCTTCATGAGCCAGTCGGCGGAGGCGACCATGCACGTGCCCACCTATTCTCGCTGGCTGGAGGGCCAGGACCATACGCGCACGTACGAGGAGTTCCGCACCCTGCTTCAGGTCCTGCACTGGCAGCACCCGCGTCTCAACTGGGTGCTCAAGACGCCGCATCACATGGAGTACCTGGACGTCGTTCTCGAGGTCTTCCCGACCGCCACGATCGTGCAGACGCACCGCGATCCGCTGAAGACGGTTCCCTCCTTCTGCAGCATGGTCGCCCATGGCCGCGGCCTCTTCAGCGACCGGGTCGACCCGCGCGAGATCGGCTCGCACTGGCTGGCCAAGACGCGCCGCCTGGTCGAGTTGACGGCGCGCACCCGGGCGGCGGCGGACCCCCGCCGCTTCGTCGACGTGTCCTACTACGACCTCGTCGAGGATCCGATGGCGGAGGTGCGGAAGGTCTACGCGCGGGCCGGCATCCCCTTCGGGCCGGACGCCAAACAGACGGCCGAGCGGACGGTGAGTCGCAACGTGCAGCACCGGTACGGGCGCCACGTCTACGATGCGGGTAGCTTCGGCCTGACCCGGGAGACAATCGAGAACAGCATGGCGGCCTACCGGCAGCGGCACGGCATTCCCACCGAGCAGACAGAGACCGCGTAG
- a CDS encoding SDR family NAD(P)-dependent oxidoreductase has protein sequence MKRLFKVLRKAVRDRAAEPAEIEPLAGSVRIDGKTCLVTGSNSGLGKAVAVDLARRGGHVLMACRSGHPEAGEEVRAASGSDRVEMLRVDLSDMRSIHQLCDELHDRETTIDIAVLNAGVVPRRARRTPQGFELMFAVHFLANRVLVDRWLKDGTVRPAARIEDAPRIVLVSSDAHRSAEPIDFDRFGAFVDYGVRDGIKHYGASKLVVCTYATELSRRLNREGEGHVAVHSLCPGPVNTAIARETPWFLKPLVVPMMKLFFLTPEKAARPVSYLCCADDAGKRTGIYLHMLHEKRPSGHATDPANGVSLWEASEALFETQAPPN, from the coding sequence GTGAAAAGGCTCTTCAAGGTCCTGCGCAAGGCGGTCCGGGACCGTGCCGCCGAACCCGCCGAGATCGAGCCTCTTGCCGGTTCCGTGCGGATCGACGGCAAGACGTGCCTGGTCACGGGGTCGAACAGCGGTCTCGGCAAGGCCGTCGCCGTCGACCTGGCGAGGCGCGGCGGCCACGTCCTGATGGCCTGCCGAAGCGGCCACCCCGAGGCGGGCGAAGAGGTCCGGGCCGCCTCCGGTTCCGACCGGGTCGAGATGCTGCGGGTCGATCTCTCCGACATGCGTTCCATCCACCAGCTCTGCGACGAACTACATGACCGGGAGACGACGATCGACATCGCCGTCCTCAACGCCGGCGTCGTTCCGCGCCGCGCGCGCCGGACGCCGCAGGGCTTCGAACTCATGTTCGCCGTCCACTTTCTGGCCAACCGCGTCCTCGTCGATCGCTGGCTGAAGGACGGCACGGTGCGTCCGGCGGCCAGGATCGAGGACGCGCCCCGCATCGTTCTCGTCTCCTCCGACGCCCACCGCTCGGCCGAACCGATCGACTTCGACCGCTTCGGCGCGTTCGTGGACTACGGCGTCCGGGACGGCATCAAGCACTACGGAGCGAGCAAGCTCGTCGTCTGCACCTATGCGACCGAACTCTCGCGACGCCTGAACCGCGAAGGCGAGGGGCACGTCGCCGTGCACTCGCTCTGCCCCGGCCCCGTCAACACGGCCATCGCCCGGGAAACGCCGTGGTTCCTGAAACCTCTTGTGGTCCCGATGATGAAGCTCTTCTTCCTGACGCCGGAGAAGGCCGCCAGGCCCGTGAGCTACCTGTGCTGCGCCGACGACGCCGGTAAGCGGACCGGTATCTACCTGCACATGCTGCATGAGAAACGCCCGTCCGGGCACGCCACGGACCCGGCCAACGGTGTCAGCTTGTGGGAGGCCAGCGAGGCGCTGTTCGAGACGCAGGCGCCGCCAAACTAG
- a CDS encoding SDR family NAD(P)-dependent oxidoreductase, whose translation MAYRPGSGLSKAFHHMWELCSRKPMAERVDMSGRRVIVTGATPGSIGYQVARTLAAWGADVAVTCPRNSAAAREALLRDVPDAGQRPNAIEARRLDLTDSRSVADFAAWYREISGGRLDVLINNAGILRDVLWRWREQRLSADGFEIHWRTNYLGTFHLTRLLLPMLLESGRRSGDARVINVSSHQHDKGSNDRLFAPPERLDSWTAYGQSKLALIHHAFELHCRYAADGNLRAAALHPGSAYSNMTFGWQDEPRWLRRTKRLATPLAPLILLTPEQAAQTTIHCATDPHLEGGHYHERCTKAEPIPDARDEAASRRLWEETDRWFRSLGQQ comes from the coding sequence ATGGCCTACCGACCCGGATCCGGCCTCTCGAAGGCCTTCCACCACATGTGGGAGCTCTGCTCGCGCAAGCCGATGGCCGAGCGAGTCGACATGTCGGGCAGAAGGGTGATCGTCACCGGCGCGACGCCCGGATCGATCGGCTACCAGGTCGCGAGGACATTGGCCGCCTGGGGAGCCGACGTCGCGGTGACTTGCCCCCGCAACAGCGCCGCCGCCAGGGAGGCCCTGCTGCGGGACGTGCCGGACGCAGGGCAGCGACCGAACGCCATCGAGGCCCGCCGGCTCGATCTCACCGACTCCCGAAGCGTCGCGGACTTCGCTGCCTGGTACCGGGAGATATCCGGAGGCCGCCTGGACGTGCTGATCAACAACGCCGGCATCCTTCGCGACGTGCTCTGGCGCTGGCGCGAGCAGAGGCTCTCCGCCGACGGCTTCGAGATCCACTGGCGAACGAATTACCTCGGGACGTTCCACCTGACCCGCCTGCTGCTGCCGATGCTGCTCGAGTCGGGTCGGCGAAGCGGCGATGCGCGGGTGATCAACGTCTCCTCGCACCAGCACGACAAGGGCAGCAACGACCGTCTCTTCGCTCCCCCGGAGAGGTTGGACTCCTGGACCGCCTACGGCCAGTCCAAGCTGGCCCTGATTCACCACGCCTTCGAGTTGCATTGCCGCTACGCGGCGGACGGCAACCTCCGGGCCGCCGCCCTGCATCCGGGGTCGGCCTACTCGAACATGACCTTCGGTTGGCAGGACGAACCCCGGTGGCTCAGGCGGACGAAGCGCCTGGCTACGCCGTTGGCGCCGCTGATCCTCCTGACGCCGGAGCAGGCCGCGCAGACGACGATCCACTGCGCCACGGACCCTCACCTGGAAGGCGGCCACTACCATGAACGCTGCACGAAGGCCGAGCCCATCCCCGACGCCCGGGACGAAGCGGCATCACGACGCCTCTGGGAAGAAACGGACCGCTGGTTCCGGTCGCTCGGCCAGCAGTAG
- a CDS encoding SRPBCC domain-containing protein → MFKHAIDSEPVDIDAPIEVAWDLLVDLDRYHEWNPFARTYTKTDVRVGSTIHFDVKLDRYNRKQTERIAIVEPPTRLAWTTNVALGLVKALRVQRLEKRSETSCTYFNTDTLEGPLAPVARLLFGGAMHRGFASVGRALKQTAEERHSR, encoded by the coding sequence ATGTTCAAGCACGCCATCGATTCGGAACCGGTAGACATCGACGCTCCCATCGAGGTGGCCTGGGACCTCCTCGTCGATCTCGACCGCTACCACGAATGGAATCCCTTCGCCCGGACCTACACGAAGACCGATGTGCGCGTGGGCTCCACCATCCACTTCGACGTCAAGCTGGACCGCTACAACCGGAAACAGACCGAGCGCATCGCGATCGTCGAACCGCCGACCCGCCTGGCCTGGACCACGAACGTCGCCCTCGGGCTCGTCAAGGCGCTGCGCGTCCAGCGACTCGAGAAGCGAAGCGAGACGAGCTGCACCTACTTCAACACCGACACCCTCGAAGGACCGCTGGCGCCGGTTGCCCGCCTCCTGTTCGGCGGCGCCATGCACCGCGGCTTCGCCAGCGTCGGCCGGGCGTTGAAGCAGACGGCGGAGGAACGGCACAGCCGCTAG
- a CDS encoding carboxypeptidase regulatory-like domain-containing protein, whose protein sequence is MTTSRLIQCVVAPGVLLAVACTPTETVPTAQFPGPDGYIGGVVQGAEGPEAGVWVIAETEDLPTKFVKIVVTDDDGRFMLPELPDASYAVWVRGYGLVDSEPLEMRPTVDPVTLQATTAATPEEAARVYPGDYWLSLMAPPDQSLFPGTGDDGNGMGTRMLSQAHWLDSLKSDCNFCHQLGSRQTRTVDHVFEAKPELTTHKEAWEWRLGTGVRGNQMYNVLRIQGMDASLDVYADWTERIAAGELPPAPFFFNDTATTEIYTLSVVGKTFMHDLVSTDKNNPGVNAGGPIYAASSGHGQLVVLDPVQNVSYARNIPTREPRSEVPSRFPPPMRPSFFWGDEHIWGNPPYNPSDPHNPMIDSKGRVWLTSKIRGARRPPAWCSDPENRYAAWWTPRSGGRHASFFDPVTQRFTLIETCFSTHHLQFDNDANETVYFNGGGAGFSWVDTLVFDETGDEQQAVGWCPLVVDTNGDGAITKPWNVAVASAGGYTYRVDAVRAQEEQAAAGEVETTPEPDPRYDTQLSYGLYSVIPSPVDDSLWGASQTYPGYIIRLMRGEDPPTSCRSQIFRVPEPGFDPRGIDIASDGVVWTALAGSSHLASLDVRKCAPRDEPDSADGSQCPEGWTLYRTEGPTMKGSDVPADFHYYNWVDQHDIGGFGENTPIATGSNSDSLLVLDPHTGEWTTLRVPYPLGFFSRGLDGRIDDPGAGWKGRALWANYGTNYIWHTEGGKGTRGKFVKFQIRPDPLAR, encoded by the coding sequence ATGACCACCTCCAGGCTGATCCAGTGCGTTGTCGCCCCCGGCGTTCTTCTGGCCGTTGCCTGCACGCCGACCGAAACCGTCCCCACAGCCCAGTTTCCCGGACCCGACGGCTACATCGGCGGCGTCGTCCAGGGCGCCGAGGGCCCTGAAGCCGGCGTCTGGGTGATCGCCGAGACGGAAGACCTGCCGACGAAGTTCGTGAAGATCGTCGTCACCGACGACGACGGCCGGTTCATGCTGCCGGAACTGCCCGACGCTAGCTACGCCGTGTGGGTACGGGGGTACGGGCTCGTCGACTCCGAGCCGCTCGAGATGAGGCCCACCGTTGACCCGGTCACGCTCCAGGCAACCACCGCAGCGACTCCAGAAGAAGCCGCGAGGGTCTATCCCGGCGACTACTGGCTGTCCCTGATGGCGCCCCCGGACCAGAGCCTCTTCCCCGGCACCGGCGACGACGGCAACGGCATGGGGACCCGCATGCTGTCCCAGGCCCACTGGCTCGACTCGCTGAAGTCGGACTGCAACTTCTGCCACCAGCTCGGGAGCCGCCAGACCCGCACCGTCGACCATGTGTTCGAGGCCAAGCCGGAGCTCACCACCCACAAGGAAGCCTGGGAGTGGCGGCTGGGCACCGGAGTGCGCGGTAACCAGATGTACAACGTGCTCCGGATTCAGGGCATGGACGCGTCTCTCGACGTGTACGCCGACTGGACGGAGCGCATCGCGGCGGGAGAGTTGCCGCCGGCGCCTTTTTTTTTTAATGATACGGCGACCACCGAGATCTACACTCTCTCCGTCGTCGGCAAGACCTTCATGCACGATCTCGTGTCGACCGACAAGAACAACCCCGGCGTCAACGCCGGCGGCCCCATCTACGCCGCGAGTTCGGGGCACGGCCAGCTCGTGGTCCTGGACCCCGTCCAGAACGTGAGCTACGCGCGGAACATCCCCACCCGGGAACCGCGAAGCGAGGTTCCGTCACGCTTCCCGCCGCCGATGCGGCCGTCCTTCTTCTGGGGCGACGAGCACATCTGGGGCAATCCTCCCTACAACCCGTCCGACCCGCACAACCCGATGATCGACAGCAAGGGCCGCGTCTGGCTGACCTCCAAGATCCGCGGCGCGCGCCGCCCGCCGGCCTGGTGCAGCGACCCGGAGAACAGGTACGCCGCCTGGTGGACGCCGCGGTCCGGCGGCCGTCACGCCTCCTTCTTCGACCCGGTGACGCAGAGGTTCACGCTGATCGAGACCTGCTTCTCGACTCACCACCTGCAGTTCGACAACGACGCCAACGAGACCGTGTACTTCAACGGCGGCGGCGCCGGCTTCTCCTGGGTCGACACGTTGGTCTTCGACGAGACCGGCGACGAGCAGCAGGCCGTCGGCTGGTGCCCCCTGGTCGTCGACACGAACGGCGACGGCGCGATCACGAAGCCCTGGAACGTCGCGGTCGCCTCGGCGGGCGGTTACACCTACCGCGTCGATGCCGTCAGGGCCCAGGAAGAACAGGCCGCGGCTGGCGAGGTCGAGACGACGCCGGAGCCCGACCCGCGCTACGACACGCAACTCTCCTACGGCCTCTACTCGGTCATTCCGAGCCCGGTCGACGACTCGTTGTGGGGTGCCTCCCAGACCTATCCCGGCTACATCATCCGCCTGATGCGCGGCGAGGATCCGCCGACGAGTTGCCGGTCGCAGATCTTCCGCGTCCCGGAACCAGGCTTCGACCCGCGCGGGATCGATATCGCCAGCGACGGCGTGGTGTGGACGGCCCTGGCCGGCAGCAGCCACCTCGCGAGCCTGGACGTCCGCAAGTGCGCGCCCCGCGACGAGCCGGACAGCGCGGACGGCAGTCAGTGCCCCGAAGGCTGGACGCTGTACCGGACCGAAGGCCCCACGATGAAGGGCTCGGACGTGCCGGCGGACTTCCACTACTACAACTGGGTCGATCAGCACGACATCGGAGGCTTTGGCGAGAACACACCGATCGCCACCGGATCTAACTCGGACAGCCTGCTGGTCCTCGACCCCCACACCGGCGAGTGGACCACGCTGCGGGTCCCCTACCCCCTCGGCTTCTTCTCCCGCGGCCTCGACGGTCGCATCGACGACCCCGGCGCGGGCTGGAAGGGCCGCGCCCTCTGGGCCAACTACGGCACGAACTACATCTGGCACACCGAGGGCGGCAAGGGCACCCGCGGCAAGTTCGTGAAGTTCCAGATCCGGCCGGATCCGCTGGCGCGCTAG
- a CDS encoding alkaline phosphatase D family protein, whose protein sequence is MWLGESFWANPMEDWRVEDGTAEVQTGGGDRNIHLITHRLTGSEGWFRMSVRCRRVEGGERDGGVGFRIGVRNRIDDHRSNCFARGVGVDAGLVDSRLVLGGANEEAVDGDAAAAEGIVLVLEGRAEGRDCELSLRARTASGAELGSLTHTVPAADITGNVAIVSNFDREIPKGEGARYRFSEWTVDGDAFEVNEDRRFGPILWSMYSLSDSRGDEGFVVKLTALLPPLGADDDRRVQLLTEQDGEWRFHGSAELDPDAWTATFRLSNWNEGVSAPFRVVYREQHTDGGETEHEWRGTIRANPAGRPLRLVGLTCQNDYSFPYAPVADHVLARDPDLLFFSGDQLYENHGGYGLIREPAEPAILNYLRKYYEFGWAFRETMRGRPTLCIPDDHDVFQGNIWGEGGKAMDTGRGTSSLGGYREPARMVNVVHRTNASHHPDPFDPAPVEQDISVYYGDMVYGGVGFAILADRQFKSGPEHVDTGSGRADHVLDDSVDTSSLDEPGLALLGERQEAFLERWAGDMRGHKMKVLLSQTVFAGVATHHGGYDDYLIADLDCGGWPQTPRNRLVRILRKAKCLHVCGDQHLPSLVQYGADAQRDGCWAFCTPAISAGYPRWWRPDEVGTPHRNRPRHGLAHTGEFSDPFGNHVYVYAVGNPEVGTASDPYERAHQKSSGFGLVTVDTEAKTYRIEAFRFLSTADSADGENAQFPGWPVTLHQDENAGENRIG, encoded by the coding sequence GTGTGGCTCGGGGAATCGTTCTGGGCCAATCCGATGGAGGACTGGCGGGTCGAGGACGGAACGGCGGAGGTGCAGACGGGCGGCGGTGACCGGAACATTCACCTGATCACGCATCGATTGACGGGCAGCGAAGGGTGGTTTCGGATGTCGGTCCGTTGCCGGCGGGTGGAAGGGGGCGAACGGGACGGTGGCGTGGGGTTCCGGATCGGTGTTCGCAACCGGATCGACGATCATCGGAGCAACTGCTTTGCTCGTGGTGTGGGCGTCGACGCCGGGCTGGTCGACAGTCGGCTGGTGCTTGGAGGAGCGAACGAGGAGGCGGTCGACGGCGACGCAGCCGCAGCTGAAGGGATCGTCCTGGTTCTTGAAGGCAGAGCCGAGGGCCGAGACTGTGAGCTCAGCCTGAGGGCTCGGACAGCCTCCGGAGCCGAGTTGGGAAGCCTCACTCACACCGTGCCCGCCGCGGACATCACCGGCAACGTCGCGATCGTCAGCAACTTCGACCGGGAGATCCCGAAGGGCGAGGGCGCCCGTTACCGGTTCAGCGAGTGGACGGTGGACGGGGATGCCTTCGAGGTCAACGAGGACCGCCGTTTCGGGCCGATCCTGTGGTCGATGTACTCGCTTAGCGACTCCCGCGGCGACGAGGGGTTCGTCGTCAAGCTGACGGCGCTGCTGCCGCCGCTGGGCGCCGACGACGACCGGCGAGTCCAGCTGCTCACGGAGCAGGACGGGGAATGGCGGTTCCACGGCTCTGCCGAGCTCGACCCGGACGCCTGGACGGCGACGTTCCGCCTGTCCAACTGGAACGAGGGTGTGTCGGCCCCGTTCCGGGTCGTCTACCGGGAGCAGCACACGGACGGCGGCGAGACGGAGCACGAGTGGCGGGGCACGATCCGGGCAAACCCCGCCGGCCGGCCGCTGCGGCTGGTGGGCCTCACCTGCCAGAACGACTACTCGTTCCCCTACGCTCCGGTCGCGGACCACGTCCTGGCTCGCGACCCCGACCTGCTCTTCTTCTCCGGCGACCAGCTATACGAGAACCACGGCGGCTACGGCCTGATCCGGGAGCCCGCGGAGCCCGCGATCCTCAACTATCTGCGCAAGTACTACGAATTCGGCTGGGCGTTCAGGGAAACGATGCGGGGCCGACCGACGTTATGTATTCCGGATGACCATGACGTGTTCCAGGGAAACATCTGGGGGGAGGGCGGCAAGGCGATGGACACCGGCCGGGGCACTTCCTCGCTCGGCGGCTACCGGGAGCCGGCGCGGATGGTCAACGTCGTTCACCGCACGAACGCGTCGCACCACCCGGACCCGTTCGACCCGGCGCCGGTCGAGCAGGACATCAGCGTCTACTACGGCGACATGGTCTACGGCGGCGTGGGGTTCGCGATCCTCGCCGATCGGCAGTTCAAGAGCGGACCGGAGCACGTGGACACCGGGTCCGGCCGGGCCGACCACGTGCTCGACGACAGCGTCGACACGTCGAGCCTCGACGAACCCGGCCTCGCCCTGCTCGGCGAGCGGCAGGAAGCGTTCCTGGAGCGCTGGGCAGGCGACATGCGCGGGCACAAGATGAAAGTGCTGCTCAGCCAGACGGTGTTCGCCGGCGTCGCCACGCATCACGGTGGCTACGACGACTACCTGATCGCGGATCTCGACTGCGGCGGCTGGCCGCAGACACCGCGCAACCGCCTTGTCCGCATCCTTCGGAAGGCGAAGTGCCTCCACGTCTGCGGCGACCAGCACCTGCCGTCCCTCGTCCAGTACGGCGCCGATGCGCAGCGCGACGGCTGCTGGGCCTTCTGCACGCCGGCGATCAGCGCCGGCTACCCACGCTGGTGGCGGCCCGACGAAGTCGGAACGCCTCACCGCAACCGGCCCCGCCACGGACTTGCGCACACCGGCGAGTTCAGCGATCCCTTTGGCAACCACGTCTACGTCTACGCGGTCGGGAATCCGGAGGTCGGCACCGCGTCCGACCCGTACGAGCGGGCCCACCAGAAGAGCAGCGGCTTCGGCCTGGTCACGGTCGACACGGAGGCGAAGACCTACCGGATCGAGGCATTCCGCTTTCTGAGCACGGCCGACAGCGCGGACGGCGAGAACGCCCAGTTCCCCGGCTGGCCGGTCACCCTGCACCAGGACGAGAACGCAGGCGAGAACCGGATCGGCTGA